A single Thermoanaerobacterium sp. RBIITD DNA region contains:
- a CDS encoding acetylxylan esterase: protein MGLFDMPLEKLREYTGTNPCPKDFDEYWDRAINEMRSVDPKIELNPSSFQVPFAECYDLYFTGVRGARIHAKYIKPKTDGKHPALIRFHGYSSNSGDWNDKLNYVAAGFTVVAMDARGQGGLSEDVGGVKGNTLNGHIIRGLDDDVDNLLFRHIFLDTAQLAGIVMDMPEVDEDRVGVMGPSQGGGLSLACASLEPRIRKVVSEYPFLSDYKRVWDLDLAKNAYQEITDYFRLFDPRHERENEVFTKLGYIDVKNLAKRIKGDVLMSVGLMDQVCPPSTVFAAYNNIKSQKDIKVYPDYGHEPMRGFDDLAMQFLLEL, encoded by the coding sequence ATGGGACTTTTTGATATGCCTTTAGAAAAGCTTAGGGAATACACCGGTACAAACCCATGTCCGAAAGATTTTGATGAATACTGGGATAGAGCTATAAATGAGATGAGGTCAGTTGATCCCAAAATTGAACTTAATCCCAGTAGCTTTCAAGTGCCGTTTGCAGAATGCTATGATTTGTACTTTACCGGCGTGCGGGGCGCAAGGATACATGCAAAGTATATAAAGCCTAAAACAGATGGAAAGCATCCTGCACTAATAAGATTTCATGGATATTCGTCAAATTCAGGGGATTGGAATGATAAATTAAATTACGTGGCGGCAGGTTTTACAGTTGTGGCGATGGATGCAAGAGGCCAAGGTGGTCTATCTGAAGATGTTGGCGGTGTAAAAGGAAATACTCTTAATGGACATATAATCAGAGGATTAGACGATGATGTAGACAACTTGCTATTCAGGCATATTTTTCTAGATACTGCACAATTGGCTGGAATAGTCATGGATATGCCAGAAGTTGATGAAGATAGAGTAGGTGTAATGGGACCTTCTCAGGGCGGAGGGCTGTCACTGGCGTGCGCCTCCTTAGAACCCCGTATACGCAAAGTCGTATCAGAGTATCCTTTCTTATCTGATTATAAGAGGGTATGGGATTTAGACCTTGCAAAAAACGCATACCAAGAGATTACAGACTATTTTAGGCTTTTTGATCCTAGACATGAAAGGGAAAATGAAGTATTTACTAAACTTGGTTATATAGATGTTAAGAATCTAGCGAAGAGAATAAAAGGCGATGTGCTAATGAGCGTTGGCTTGATGGACCAGGTTTGCCCGCCATCGACTGTTTTTGCGGCGTATAACAATATAAAATCACAGAAGGATATAAAAGTTTATCCTGATTATGGACATGAGCCTATGAGGGGATTTGATGATTTAGCTATGCAATTTTTACTGGAGCTTTAA
- a CDS encoding response regulator — MINDKIKVLFIDDEYLERNLLKGCIDWNMLGMEIAGEASNAEEGFKLIAELKPDVIFTDIKMPGIDGIKFSESILQKYPTIKIVILTGYNDFNYAQKSVKIGISDFLLKPIDEDEVLNTASKLKAVIESERKEKKEFEELKRQLYDNLPYLRERFLNELISGNLDGNLINEKLEFFDISLDGSIYQVAALEIINSNDVNEESRLIQNFKVTNYVKNYFKDLKRIIVFTDSMNRIIILNNDEKLDLYKICIRLKNKIIKDVDCIVNIGIGNIKGEISDIKVSYIEAIDALNYHIAVGNNNVIHYRDVQFTESKTGLDTNHLLNELRFYMKSGLENDAINIVKDVFSNIDLKSENVIKLIRVTALNIISICFSVSLELKENFDDIYLSEVESYNNIINIETLPDMIEYISTIVKSTIKAVNKEQISNINNLIDNVKKFIEENISDSNLSLSYVAKHFYLNPSYLSRTFKKETGINFIEYLTNKRMEKAINLIKEKNMKSFEIANAVGIQDPNYFSSCFKKYTGLNVSEYKKLIKNIV, encoded by the coding sequence ATGATAAATGATAAGATAAAAGTGCTTTTTATTGATGATGAGTATCTTGAAAGAAATCTATTAAAAGGTTGTATTGATTGGAACATGCTTGGAATGGAAATAGCAGGCGAAGCATCAAATGCGGAGGAAGGATTTAAACTAATAGCTGAACTAAAACCAGATGTAATTTTCACAGATATAAAAATGCCAGGAATTGACGGCATAAAATTTAGCGAATCTATTTTACAAAAATATCCTACAATAAAGATTGTCATCCTAACTGGTTACAATGACTTTAATTATGCTCAAAAATCCGTAAAAATAGGTATATCTGATTTTTTGCTTAAACCGATAGATGAAGATGAAGTCTTAAATACTGCATCTAAGCTAAAAGCAGTCATAGAAAGTGAAAGGAAGGAAAAGAAAGAATTTGAAGAATTAAAAAGACAGCTTTACGATAATCTGCCTTATTTAAGAGAGCGGTTTTTAAATGAGCTTATTAGTGGCAATTTAGATGGCAATTTGATAAATGAAAAGTTAGAATTTTTCGATATATCTCTGGATGGCAGCATTTACCAAGTTGCCGCTTTAGAGATTATAAATTCAAATGATGTAAACGAAGAATCTCGTCTGATTCAAAATTTTAAAGTGACTAATTACGTAAAAAATTATTTTAAAGATTTGAAAAGGATCATTGTCTTCACTGACTCAATGAATAGAATTATCATCTTAAACAACGATGAAAAATTAGATCTATATAAAATCTGCATAAGGTTGAAAAATAAAATCATCAAAGATGTTGACTGCATTGTAAATATAGGCATAGGAAATATAAAAGGAGAGATAAGCGACATAAAAGTATCGTACATTGAAGCAATAGATGCATTAAACTACCACATAGCAGTTGGCAACAACAATGTCATACATTATAGAGATGTACAATTTACAGAAAGCAAAACTGGGCTTGACACTAATCATCTGTTAAACGAATTGAGATTTTACATGAAATCAGGCTTAGAAAACGATGCAATAAATATTGTAAAAGATGTGTTTTCTAATATAGATCTTAAAAGCGAAAATGTAATTAAGTTAATCCGCGTTACAGCATTAAACATTATATCAATTTGCTTCTCTGTGTCATTAGAGCTAAAAGAAAACTTTGATGATATATATTTGTCTGAGGTAGAGTCTTACAACAATATCATAAATATAGAGACGCTGCCTGACATGATTGAATATATATCAACAATTGTAAAAAGTACGATTAAGGCAGTAAACAAAGAGCAGATAAGCAATATCAATAATTTGATTGATAATGTTAAAAAATTTATAGAGGAAAATATCAGCGATAGCAATCTTTCGCTGTCGTACGTTGCTAAGCACTTTTACCTAAATCCCAGCTATTTAAGCAGGACATTTAAAAAGGAGACAGGCATAAACTTCATAGAATACCTTACAAATAAGCGAATGGAAAAAGCAATAAATTTGATAAAAGAAAAAAATATGAAATCATTTGAAATCGCCAATGCAGTCGGCATACAAGACCCAAATTACTTCTCATCGTGCTTTAAAAAGTATACAGGTTTAAATGTAAGTGAATACAAAAAATTGATAAAAAATATTGTATGA
- a CDS encoding xylan 1,4-beta-xylosidase: protein MVKIKIPKNSDVKKFTNRWRYCVGTGRLGLALQKEYIDTLKYVKENIDFKYIRGHGILCDDVGIYREDVVGNDVRPFYNFTYIDRIFDSFLELGIRPFVEVGFMPKKLASGTQTVFYWEGNVTPPKDYDKWSNLVKAVVNHFISRYGIEEVLKWPFEIWNEPNLKEFWKDADQKEYFKLYKVTAKAIKEVNENLQVGGPAICGGSDYWIEDFLNFCNEENVPVDFVSRHAYTSKQGEYTPHLIYQEIMPATYMIDEFKKVREMIKNSPFPNLPFHITEYNTSYSPLNPVHDTPFNAAYLARILSEGGDYVDSFSYWTFSDVFEEKDVPRSQFHGGFGLVALNKIPKPTFHMFKFFNSIGEEVLYRDNHMLITRRDDGSIALIAWNEIMEKTENPDKEYELEIPVGFKDVFIKKQMIDEEHGNPWGAWIHMGRPRFPSKEQIRTLRDIARPEIKTSRATSNDGYVNLKFKLGKNAVALFELTEIIDESSTYIGLDDSKINGY, encoded by the coding sequence ATGGTAAAAATAAAGATACCAAAAAATTCTGATGTCAAAAAATTCACAAATAGATGGAGATATTGCGTAGGTACAGGGAGGCTAGGGCTGGCCCTACAGAAAGAGTACATTGATACATTAAAATACGTAAAAGAAAACATCGATTTTAAATACATCCGTGGACATGGAATTTTGTGCGACGATGTAGGTATTTATCGTGAGGACGTAGTAGGCAATGACGTAAGGCCGTTTTACAATTTCACATATATAGATAGAATTTTTGATTCATTTTTGGAATTAGGGATAAGGCCTTTCGTCGAAGTCGGATTTATGCCTAAAAAATTAGCGTCCGGCACACAGACAGTATTTTATTGGGAGGGGAATGTTACTCCTCCTAAAGATTATGATAAGTGGAGTAACCTTGTCAAAGCGGTTGTGAATCACTTTATTTCTCGATATGGGATTGAAGAAGTCTTGAAGTGGCCATTTGAGATATGGAATGAACCAAACTTAAAAGAATTTTGGAAAGATGCAGATCAAAAGGAATATTTTAAGCTCTACAAGGTTACTGCAAAGGCTATTAAGGAAGTAAATGAAAATTTACAAGTTGGAGGTCCAGCTATATGCGGCGGATCTGACTACTGGATAGAAGACTTTTTGAATTTCTGTAATGAGGAGAATGTGCCTGTTGACTTTGTGTCCCGCCATGCGTATACATCCAAACAGGGAGAGTACACTCCGCATCTTATATACCAAGAGATCATGCCGGCAACTTATATGATTGATGAATTTAAGAAAGTAAGGGAAATGATCAAAAATTCGCCTTTTCCTAATCTTCCATTCCACATAACGGAATATAATACATCATATAGTCCGCTTAATCCAGTACATGATACGCCATTCAATGCCGCGTATCTTGCGAGGATTTTAAGTGAAGGCGGAGATTACGTTGACTCATTTTCATATTGGACATTCAGCGATGTGTTTGAGGAGAAGGATGTTCCAAGATCGCAGTTTCATGGAGGATTTGGACTAGTTGCATTGAATAAGATACCAAAGCCGACTTTTCACATGTTTAAATTTTTCAATTCTATAGGAGAAGAGGTACTTTACAGGGATAACCATATGCTTATAACTAGAAGGGATGATGGGTCGATTGCATTGATTGCCTGGAATGAGATAATGGAGAAAACAGAAAATCCAGATAAGGAATATGAACTGGAAATACCTGTAGGATTCAAAGATGTTTTTATAAAGAAACAGATGATTGATGAAGAACACGGCAATCCTTGGGGTGCGTGGATACACATGGGAAGGCCGAGATTTCCAAGTAAAGAGCAAATTAGAACTTTAAGAGATATTGCGAGGCCGGAAATCAAAACAAGTAGAGCTACATCAAATGATGGCTATGTCAATTTGAAATTTAAATTGGGGAAAAATGCTGTGGCATTGTTTGAATTGACTGAAATAATAGATGAATCAAGCACATATATAGGATTAGATGATAGCAAAATAAATGGATATTAA
- a CDS encoding ABC transporter permease subunit gives MINDKKDKRKKFLKKLGQQKELVFIVLPFLVLLIIFSYVPLWGWIIAFKNFNPAFGINKSPWVGLENFKMLFEDPTFYQSIRNTLGISILKYFLGFFSSITLAVLINEVRNMKFKKTVQTISYLPHFVSWVVAASIVLDVLSPDGVINQLLLKFHIIKQSINFIGVPHLFWPLMALSDIWKEVGWNSIIYLAAMTAIDNELYEAASIDGAGRIRRIFSITLPSIVPTIKILLILNAGWILNAGFEQVFLLSNPMVIDYSQTLELYVYNYGIPMGRFSFATAAGIFNSVVSLAMVTLANRISKALSGESAF, from the coding sequence ATGATAAATGATAAAAAAGATAAGAGAAAAAAATTTTTAAAGAAATTAGGTCAACAAAAAGAATTGGTATTTATTGTATTGCCGTTTCTTGTATTGCTGATTATATTTAGCTATGTTCCGTTGTGGGGATGGATAATAGCATTTAAAAATTTTAACCCTGCTTTTGGAATAAACAAATCGCCTTGGGTCGGACTTGAAAACTTCAAAATGCTTTTTGAAGATCCTACTTTTTATCAGTCAATACGAAATACGTTAGGAATTAGTATTTTAAAATATTTTCTTGGATTTTTTTCTTCAATAACGTTGGCAGTTTTGATAAATGAAGTTAGAAATATGAAGTTTAAAAAAACAGTACAGACTATTTCATATTTGCCTCATTTCGTTTCATGGGTTGTTGCAGCTAGTATTGTTCTTGATGTTTTATCGCCAGATGGAGTGATAAATCAACTGCTTTTAAAATTTCACATTATAAAGCAGTCGATTAATTTCATAGGAGTTCCACATCTTTTCTGGCCTTTAATGGCACTTTCCGATATATGGAAAGAAGTAGGCTGGAATTCAATTATTTATCTGGCGGCGATGACTGCCATAGACAATGAGTTGTATGAGGCAGCAAGTATTGATGGGGCCGGTAGGATAAGAAGAATTTTCTCTATAACTCTGCCGTCAATAGTACCTACTATAAAAATACTTTTAATATTAAATGCAGGCTGGATATTGAACGCGGGCTTTGAACAAGTTTTTCTATTATCAAATCCGATGGTCATAGATTATTCACAGACATTGGAATTATATGTATACAATTATGGCATACCAATGGGTAGATTTTCATTTGCGACAGCGGCAGGTATATTTAATTCCGTTGTTTCTTTAGCAATGGTTACGCTAGCAAATAGGATATCGAAAGCACTTAGTGGTGAAAGTGCATTTTAA
- a CDS encoding glycoside hydrolase family 52 protein, with translation MENKSFYAHHSAFGAFSSFVIGKCGKGGGVVLNDVRPPENNVYIGYKIDGVINLLPFIKDDTKNAEEEFTGEVSTNKKEKNIKVFKEDEIERELGWASDTWTAGNFRFSILTPFGYVKDPAVMDENEKKLALAPVIFVQLTMDNTDSDKDAEMIFGFEGPKRILSELTDGKYLGGAFERKYGFAIKKSDDVRELSRLDILTSWANGNYQNHGLGRAPSLIFKVPAGAKRTFTIALATYQSGIITTGIDTEFYYTSVFKSLEDVLAFGLDNVDYYVNLARERDEELRKSGLNEYRQFLLAHAAHSYYASTELLKRTDGTPLWVVNEGEYIMINTFDLTVDHVFWEMRFHPWTITNTLDLYVENYSYKDQAGLAFTHDMGVANGFSKKGYSSYELPNLTGCFSYMTHEELLNWVLTGSVYAIKMNDKEWLNKNMDVFSECFDSIIARDKNNDGIMDVDSSRCQNGSEITTYDSLDESLGQARNNLYLGVKTWAAYVVLHGLFKENGLEEKAKKALEKAKEAANTIVGKFDTENQYIPAVFENGNTSRIIPAVEALVYPYVVGYTDFVSEVGVFGELIKVLKKHVMTIMKPGICIDEVSGGWKLSSTSKNTWNSKIFLCQYVIKDVLNIDFGDKEIEWDRVHAMWQQVSCSEDCATDQVNSDTGSPRGSRLYPRLVTSILWMK, from the coding sequence TTGGAAAACAAATCTTTTTATGCGCATCACAGCGCATTTGGAGCTTTTTCAAGTTTTGTGATTGGAAAATGCGGTAAGGGCGGTGGCGTTGTACTAAATGATGTGCGGCCGCCTGAGAACAATGTCTATATTGGATACAAAATAGATGGAGTGATAAACCTACTTCCATTTATTAAAGATGATACAAAAAATGCTGAGGAAGAGTTTACAGGAGAAGTCTCTACAAACAAAAAAGAAAAAAATATAAAAGTTTTTAAAGAAGATGAAATAGAAAGAGAGTTAGGATGGGCATCAGACACATGGACTGCTGGAAACTTTAGATTTTCAATACTTACTCCATTTGGATACGTCAAAGATCCTGCAGTGATGGATGAAAATGAGAAAAAACTCGCACTGGCTCCTGTTATATTTGTGCAGTTGACGATGGACAACACTGACAGTGATAAGGACGCTGAGATGATATTTGGCTTTGAAGGGCCTAAAAGGATATTATCTGAGCTAACAGACGGAAAGTACTTAGGTGGTGCCTTTGAAAGAAAATACGGTTTTGCCATCAAAAAAAGCGATGATGTAAGAGAACTGTCAAGACTTGATATTTTGACGTCATGGGCCAATGGCAATTATCAAAACCACGGTCTTGGTAGAGCACCTTCTTTGATATTTAAAGTTCCTGCAGGTGCCAAGAGAACATTTACTATTGCATTAGCAACTTATCAAAGTGGAATTATAACGACAGGAATTGATACTGAGTTTTACTATACTTCTGTGTTTAAGTCGCTAGAGGATGTCCTTGCGTTTGGTCTTGACAATGTTGATTATTATGTAAATTTGGCTAGAGAAAGGGATGAAGAGCTTAGGAAAAGCGGACTCAATGAATACAGGCAGTTTTTGCTAGCTCATGCTGCTCACAGCTATTATGCCAGCACTGAGCTTCTTAAAAGAACCGATGGTACGCCTTTATGGGTTGTAAATGAAGGCGAATATATAATGATAAACACATTTGATTTGACGGTTGATCATGTCTTCTGGGAAATGAGATTTCACCCGTGGACTATTACAAATACACTGGACTTGTACGTGGAAAATTACAGCTACAAGGATCAAGCAGGTCTTGCATTTACACATGATATGGGTGTTGCAAATGGTTTTTCTAAAAAAGGGTATTCTTCTTATGAACTTCCTAACCTTACAGGATGCTTCAGTTATATGACTCATGAGGAGCTTTTAAACTGGGTGCTGACAGGTTCTGTTTATGCCATAAAAATGAACGACAAAGAATGGCTTAATAAGAACATGGATGTTTTTTCTGAATGCTTTGATTCCATCATTGCAAGGGATAAGAATAACGACGGGATAATGGATGTGGACAGTTCAAGATGCCAAAATGGCTCAGAGATAACTACTTATGACAGCCTTGATGAAAGCCTTGGTCAGGCGAGAAATAATTTATACCTTGGCGTAAAGACGTGGGCAGCGTATGTAGTACTACATGGACTATTTAAAGAAAATGGATTGGAAGAAAAGGCGAAAAAAGCGCTAGAAAAGGCGAAAGAGGCTGCAAATACAATTGTTGGCAAGTTTGATACAGAAAATCAGTATATCCCTGCGGTATTTGAAAATGGAAATACATCTAGGATAATACCGGCTGTTGAGGCGTTGGTTTATCCGTATGTTGTAGGATATACTGACTTTGTAAGCGAGGTAGGAGTTTTTGGTGAGCTTATAAAGGTATTGAAGAAGCATGTTATGACGATTATGAAACCGGGTATATGCATAGATGAAGTATCTGGTGGCTGGAAGCTTTCCTCAACAAGCAAGAATACATGGAACAGTAAGATATTCTTGTGTCAATATGTCATAAAAGATGTGCTTAATATAGACTTTGGAGATAAAGAGATTGAGTGGGATAGAGTACACGCAATGTGGCAACAGGTGTCTTGCAGTGAAGATTGTGCTACAGACCAGGTTAATAGCGACACAGGTTCACCTAGAGGAAGCCGTCTCTATCCGAGGCTTGTAACAAGCATACTGTGGATGAAATAA
- a CDS encoding ABC transporter substrate-binding protein translates to MKGKKVLILILAIVIVISALLAGCSTTKTTSNNTSKNTSSNNSSTKQMKTFTLFYNTSTATPYDYTKTPVWKKLSELTGVNLQVSYLVGTDEKSKATLMISGGELPDLIQTSNETFELFREANVLVPLDDLIDKYGTNIKRWYSPQDLNKMRAKDGHIYYLTPARKTLYLYPYSGFYLPLEVLREAGWPKKLTLDQYFNIIEDYVKKHPTYNGQPVIGFTALTDSWKIFTLTGVPSYLAGNANTGDVWVDDNNKAHPFAISQWAHDYYKKLNEEWNKGILDKQMFTRNYDSYLSLISSGRVLGFYDQRWDIQDAINSLEQQKLYDRVPFALPVTFDGVTKEDYNSMNMTGNSAGISITKSCKDPVAAFKFLDAMCSDEALKLENWGIEGKDYTVKDGKMYMTPEQLAQYKDNNYTKQEGIGQYWYFPHPNDGVKLADGNFASPQDSPEYIASSYKPYEQEVLKAYNITNLSQMMAPPIETPYGFVYDISIPDSEQQIKIANQKASDLTRKYVAQMIPAKPDQFESIWKEYVSEMQKAKYDLEVPYIQQQIDWRIQHWGTK, encoded by the coding sequence ATGAAAGGAAAAAAAGTTTTAATTTTAATTCTGGCGATTGTAATAGTTATCTCGGCACTTTTGGCAGGATGTAGCACTACAAAAACAACCAGCAATAATACAAGTAAAAATACATCAAGTAATAACAGCAGCACTAAACAAATGAAGACATTCACGCTTTTTTATAACACATCAACTGCTACACCATATGACTACACAAAAACACCTGTCTGGAAAAAACTCTCTGAATTGACAGGCGTTAATTTACAAGTAAGTTATCTCGTTGGTACAGATGAAAAATCAAAAGCGACACTTATGATTAGCGGTGGTGAATTGCCTGATTTAATTCAGACGAGCAATGAAACATTTGAACTTTTTAGGGAGGCTAATGTTCTGGTACCTCTTGATGATTTGATTGACAAATACGGTACAAACATAAAAAGATGGTATTCTCCACAAGATTTAAACAAGATGAGAGCGAAAGATGGACATATTTATTATTTAACACCAGCAAGAAAAACATTATACTTATATCCATATTCTGGTTTTTATCTTCCGTTAGAGGTTTTAAGAGAAGCTGGATGGCCTAAGAAATTAACGCTTGATCAGTATTTTAACATAATTGAAGATTATGTAAAAAAGCATCCGACATATAATGGACAGCCAGTAATAGGATTTACCGCTCTCACTGATAGTTGGAAGATATTCACGTTAACTGGTGTACCAAGTTACTTAGCAGGAAATGCAAACACAGGCGATGTGTGGGTTGACGATAACAATAAAGCACATCCATTTGCCATAAGCCAGTGGGCACACGACTATTATAAAAAATTAAACGAGGAATGGAATAAAGGCATACTTGACAAGCAAATGTTTACTAGAAATTATGATTCATACTTAAGTTTAATTTCTTCTGGAAGAGTTTTAGGATTTTACGATCAGAGATGGGATATCCAAGACGCGATCAATTCATTAGAGCAACAAAAACTTTACGACAGAGTTCCATTTGCTTTGCCTGTAACCTTCGATGGTGTTACAAAAGAAGACTATAATAGTATGAATATGACAGGCAATAGTGCAGGTATTAGTATAACAAAGAGTTGTAAAGACCCTGTAGCTGCATTCAAATTTTTGGATGCAATGTGCAGTGATGAAGCTTTGAAGCTTGAAAACTGGGGAATTGAAGGTAAAGATTATACAGTAAAAGATGGAAAGATGTACATGACACCAGAACAATTAGCTCAATATAAAGATAACAATTATACTAAACAAGAAGGAATCGGACAATATTGGTATTTTCCACATCCAAATGACGGTGTAAAACTTGCAGATGGCAATTTTGCATCACCTCAAGATAGTCCAGAATATATAGCAAGTTCATACAAACCATATGAACAAGAAGTGTTAAAAGCATATAATATAACTAATTTGTCACAAATGATGGCACCACCAATTGAAACACCTTACGGTTTTGTATACGATATAAGCATACCAGATAGCGAACAACAGATAAAGATTGCTAATCAAAAAGCTTCTGATCTCACAAGAAAATATGTGGCACAGATGATTCCAGCAAAACCTGATCAATTCGAAAGCATTTGGAAAGAATACGTATCTGAAATGCAGAAAGCCAAGTACGACCTTGAAGTGCCTTATATACAGCAACAAATAGACTGGAGAATTCAGCATTGGGGAACAAAGTAA
- a CDS encoding sensor histidine kinase produces MLKRFIKKFSDLNISTKIILYYMFVLITSISFLSIAYKEINNNITNNKVMQVSNEIVSNINSNIESLINSVDNQSKILISSQILQSALSNGNAGNYASYIQSMSKYLADFLNFNDFISSIYIFDNRGNEYFVDNVSYKNINLSVLKSADWYDKLISLRGAYILIANSGSLINDSKGNQGYVSFIRVINDVNSQKPAGFMIINISESYLYKYIYSSINTYTSGIIIKDENGNSIVEPTNISKSLNNEIFNYIKPNNSAIKKIDGKVYIISDLKNEFGWSIISVTPFNELNSQFLIYNIILLLVIIINVILLILGLLFISLFITQPIVKLVNSMKGIKDGKFEKVNIITGNDEIGMLKDVYNKMIDEIKKLIGDIISEQKMKRKLELDIMLSQIKPHFLFNSFDAISALILMGDTKNASKIVKALGKFYRSFLINGNEEITIKEELDIINNYLTIQKIRFGDKFKVERDIDEQTLSYRIPKLILQPLVENALNHGIRCKDGQGIISIKALYGDNQIILMVEDNGKGMSEEKIREIESGMSKGVGLRSTIERLKIYYNSADIVKIYSKIDEGTKIEITIPIKKEDQNDK; encoded by the coding sequence ATGTTGAAAAGGTTTATTAAAAAATTTAGTGATCTTAATATTTCAACTAAGATAATTTTATATTATATGTTTGTTTTAATAACTTCGATTTCTTTTCTTTCAATAGCATACAAAGAGATAAACAATAACATTACAAACAATAAAGTTATGCAGGTTTCAAACGAAATTGTTTCGAACATTAATTCTAATATTGAATCGTTAATCAATTCAGTTGATAACCAGTCAAAAATACTGATTTCGAGTCAAATACTGCAATCAGCTTTGTCAAACGGAAATGCAGGTAATTACGCTTCCTATATACAATCTATGAGCAAATATTTGGCTGATTTTTTAAACTTTAATGATTTTATTTCGTCTATATATATATTTGACAACAGAGGAAATGAATACTTTGTAGATAATGTTTCTTATAAAAATATTAATTTATCTGTGCTAAAATCAGCTGATTGGTACGATAAATTAATAAGTTTAAGAGGTGCTTATATATTAATAGCTAATAGTGGTAGTTTGATAAATGATAGCAAAGGAAACCAAGGATATGTATCTTTCATAAGAGTGATAAATGATGTAAATAGCCAAAAGCCAGCAGGATTTATGATAATAAATATTTCTGAATCTTACTTGTATAAGTATATATATAGCTCAATAAATACTTATACATCTGGTATCATAATAAAAGACGAGAATGGTAACAGTATAGTAGAGCCGACTAATATAAGCAAAAGTTTAAATAACGAGATATTCAATTATATAAAACCCAATAATTCCGCCATAAAAAAGATTGACGGAAAAGTGTACATTATTTCGGATCTTAAAAATGAATTCGGCTGGAGTATAATAAGCGTCACGCCATTTAACGAGCTTAATAGTCAATTTTTGATATACAATATAATACTTCTACTTGTTATAATAATAAATGTCATATTGCTTATTTTAGGGCTATTGTTTATATCGCTGTTTATCACACAGCCCATAGTAAAGCTGGTAAACTCCATGAAGGGAATAAAGGATGGAAAATTTGAAAAGGTAAATATTATAACCGGCAATGATGAGATAGGGATGCTAAAAGATGTTTATAACAAGATGATCGATGAAATCAAAAAATTAATTGGCGACATCATTAGCGAGCAAAAGATGAAAAGAAAATTGGAACTGGACATAATGCTATCACAAATTAAGCCGCATTTTCTATTTAATTCTTTTGACGCAATAAGCGCCCTTATATTGATGGGAGACACTAAAAATGCCAGCAAGATTGTCAAGGCATTGGGTAAATTTTATAGATCTTTTTTAATTAACGGCAATGAGGAAATCACTATAAAAGAAGAGCTTGACATAATAAACAATTATCTTACAATACAAAAAATAAGGTTTGGAGATAAGTTTAAAGTTGAAAGGGATATTGATGAGCAAACATTAAGCTATAGAATACCAAAACTTATATTGCAGCCATTAGTTGAAAATGCCTTAAACCACGGTATAAGATGTAAAGACGGTCAAGGAATCATTTCAATAAAAGCTTTATATGGTGATAATCAAATTATACTTATGGTGGAAGACAATGGAAAAGGCATGAGTGAAGAAAAGATAAGAGAAATCGAAAGTGGCATGTCTAAAGGTGTTGGCCTTAGATCGACAATTGAAAGGTTGAAGATATATTACAATTCTGCAGATATAGTAAAAATTTACAGCAAAATAGATGAAGGAACAAAGATTGAAATAACTATCCCGATAAAAAAGGAGGATCAGAATGATAAATGA